The Lutra lutra chromosome 7, mLutLut1.2, whole genome shotgun sequence genome segment GACCATCTCGTCCACTGCCCCGTGGCCTCTGCCCTCCGGGAGAGCAGGCTGCTTCGGAGGTTCTCCAACTGGGTTCCCTGGGGGCCTGCCGGGGCTCCTCCAACATTTCattcaaaaacttcaaaaaattaaattttactgttaaaaaaaaaaaaagccctgagtttcaactgtattttttttctaatatggctccaaaagaatatgtaattataaacATGACAGGTTCATCTGCCTCCCGTCTCTATAGCTCCCTAAGGGATCTGAAGCAGGACTTTGGGGAGCACTGGACAAGGcctgcaggaggagagggaagaggtcaggcctggggccaggcccctgtgggggaaggagaggcgctggggaggatgtggggaggaggggcagaagcacCAGAGTAGCCCCCGGGCAGGGCTGGCAGCTAGGTCCCCTCCCCAACAGCCCCAGGAGGGCAAGTGGCTAGCGCCCCCCTCTCCCCTACCAGCCCTCCCCCCCAGTGCAGGTGACTCGGTACTCCCCCACCGGCCCCCCCTACCTTGTGGGTGAGGGAGTGCTGCTTCAGGTGGTGGATCTGGCTGAACTCCATGCCGCACTCCGTGCACACGAAGGGCCGCACGTTCTGGTGCTTCAGCATGTGGTTCTGCAGCTGGCTGCGGTAGTGGAAGGACTTGTCGCACTCGAGGCACTGGTACAGGGTGGGGCCCTGGTGGGAGGCCAGGTGGCGCTTGAGCTGCGTCAGCGTGGAGAAGTCCAGGCCGCACTCCACGCAGACGTGACAGCGGCCGCTCTCGTGCTTCACCTCGTGCGCCTTGAGCTCGCTGGGGTAGGCGAAGCCGCGGCCGCAGAAGTGGCAGCTGTAGGGCTTGACCTCCGAGTGCAGCAGCATGTGGCGCTTGAGGTGGCTGGTCTGCGTGAAGGCCTTCTGGCACACCTGGCACTTGTGGGGCCGGGTGCCCTGGTGCGTCAGCAGGTGCGTCTGCAGGTGGCTGGGCTGCTTGAAGAGCTTGCTGCAGTGCGGGCACGAGTGCGGCTTGATGCCGTTGTGGCCCAGGATGTGCGTTACCAGGTTGTACTTGGACGTGTAGGACTTCTCGCACATGCGGCACTGCCAGCGCTTCTGCCGGTCGCCCGCCTCCACCAGGTACGAGTCGTCGATCTGCACGTTGATGTCCAGCCGGTCCAGCTGCGCCTTCTTGTGGCGCTCCACTGTGGAGCCGGCCGCGTCCGCCTCGAACTCGCTGGCCTCCTGCCACACGAAGCCCTGCTCTGGCTTCACGGGCTCCGGCGACTCCAGGGCGGGGGCCTCGGGGTCGCCCAGTGGGGCCAGGTGGGGCGCTTCGAAGCCGCACTCGGAGGACGGCAGGGGCTCCGGCCCGGGCAGCGCCACGCCGGGCTCCGGGAAGCCGTCCCGGGCCGGGTCGGGGAAGTGGGGGTCGTAGGCGGCGGCGTCCAGCTCCGGCCGCGGGGCTCGGGGCAGGTGACGCAGTGTCCGGGGCTTGCGGCTGAAGGCGCTCAGGTCGATCATCTTGACGGCGCTGCTCTGCACCAGGGCCTCGCCACCGCTGCCGGCCACCTCGGCAGGGGCCTCCGGAGGGCCCACATCCTTGTCGTCACCGGGCACGGACACCTCGTagacctcctgctcctcctcctcctccaccttctcaaACTTGACCTTGGGCACCAGCCGCACAGGTGGCCGCGTCTTCCGCCGGGTGTGCTTCTCGAAGGCGGCCTCCACCTCCAGCACCTCCTCTTCCACTGGCTCCTCCAGGGCCCTCCCGTTGCAGGCCAGCTGGTAGACGTCGGGGCCGGGGGGCCCGGGCTCCCCCATGGCCGTCCCGGACAGCTCGGGCCCCAGGTCCGGGTAGAAGGCTTCGGCGCTTATGGTGGCTCCGAAGAGCTCATTTTCCGAGACCAGGCCCAGCACGGCGGCCTGAGCCAAGGACAGCACCACCACGGCATCCGTCTGTGTCCCTGAGTCCATGAAGCCCTCCATCCCGTGGCGGCTGGCTAGGAGGGCATTGctgcaggaggagaagggagcgTCAACACAGCCGGCTCCAGGCTGCACAcagaacagacacacacacacacacacacacacgcgcgcgcgcgcgttcAGCAGAGACTTGGCTAATTTGGGCTGTGTCTGTCCCTGGTGTGTTTCTCCCGCTGCCTTGGGAACAGGACACCCTTGTCATCATGGGGACGCCCTCTGTGGATCTGTCCAtcatctccatct includes the following:
- the ZNF710 gene encoding zinc finger protein 710 isoform X2 codes for the protein MRDQKQRTEGNALLASRHGMEGFMDSGTQTDAVVVLSLAQAAVLGLVSENELFGATISAEAFYPDLGPELSGTAMGEPGPPGPDVYQLACNGRALEEPVEEEVLEVEAAFEKHTRRKTRPPVRLVPKVKFEKVEEEEEQEVYEVSVPGDDKDVGPPEAPAEVAGSGGEALVQSSAVKMIDLSAFSRKPRTLRHLPRAPRPELDAAAYDPHFPDPARDGFPEPGVALPGPEPLPSSECGFEAPHLAPLGDPEAPALESPEPVKPEQGFVWQEASEFEADAAGSTVERHKKAQLDRLDINVQIDDSYLVEAGDRQKRWQCRMCEKSYTSKYNLVTHILGHNGIKPHSCPHCSKLFKQPSHLQTHLLTHQGTRPHKCQVCQKAFTQTSHLKRHMLLHSEVKPYSCHFCGRGFAYPSELKAHEVKHESGRCHVCVECGLDFSTLTQLKRHLASHQGPTLYQCLECDKSFHYRSQLQNHMLKHQNVRPFVCTECGMEFSQIHHLKQHSLTHKGVKEFKCEVCGREFTLQANMKRHMLIHTSVRPYQCHICFKTFVQKQTLKTHMIVHSPVKPFKCKVCGKSFNRMYNLLGHMHLHAGSKPFKCPYCSSKFNLKGNLSRHMKVKHGVMDIGLDSQDPMMELTGTDPSELDSQQEMEDFENAYAYAGVDSSAEASVLTEQAMKEMAYYNVL
- the ZNF710 gene encoding zinc finger protein 710 isoform X3, with amino-acid sequence MEGFMDSGTQTDAVVVLSLAQAAVLGLVSENELFGATISAEAFYPDLGPELSGTAMGEPGPPGPDVYQLACNGRALEEPVEEEVLEVEAAFEKHTRRKTRPPVRLVPKVKFEKVEEEEEQEVYEVSVPGDDKDVGPPEAPAEVAGSGGEALVQSSAVKMIDLSAFSRKPRTLRHLPRAPRPELDAAAYDPHFPDPARDGFPEPGVALPGPEPLPSSECGFEAPHLAPLGDPEAPALESPEPVKPEQGFVWQEASEFEADAAGSTVERHKKAQLDRLDINVQIDDSYLVEAGDRQKRWQCRMCEKSYTSKYNLVTHILGHNGIKPHSCPHCSKLFKQPSHLQTHLLTHQGTRPHKCQVCQKAFTQTSHLKRHMLLHSEVKPYSCHFCGRGFAYPSELKAHEVKHESGRCHVCVECGLDFSTLTQLKRHLASHQGPTLYQCLECDKSFHYRSQLQNHMLKHQNVRPFVCTECGMEFSQIHHLKQHSLTHKGVKEFKCEVCGREFTLQANMKRHMLIHTSVRPYQCHICFKTFVQKQTLKTHMIVHSPVKPFKCKVCGKSFNRMYNLLGHMHLHAGSKPFKCPYCSSKFNLKGNLSRHMKVKHGVMDIGLDSQDPMMELTGTDPSELDSQQEMEDFENAYAYAGVDSSAEASVLTEQAMKEMAYYNVL
- the ZNF710 gene encoding zinc finger protein 710 isoform X1, whose translation is MCKGGLPRVRPQEGRQPVHQGLDADSNALLASRHGMEGFMDSGTQTDAVVVLSLAQAAVLGLVSENELFGATISAEAFYPDLGPELSGTAMGEPGPPGPDVYQLACNGRALEEPVEEEVLEVEAAFEKHTRRKTRPPVRLVPKVKFEKVEEEEEQEVYEVSVPGDDKDVGPPEAPAEVAGSGGEALVQSSAVKMIDLSAFSRKPRTLRHLPRAPRPELDAAAYDPHFPDPARDGFPEPGVALPGPEPLPSSECGFEAPHLAPLGDPEAPALESPEPVKPEQGFVWQEASEFEADAAGSTVERHKKAQLDRLDINVQIDDSYLVEAGDRQKRWQCRMCEKSYTSKYNLVTHILGHNGIKPHSCPHCSKLFKQPSHLQTHLLTHQGTRPHKCQVCQKAFTQTSHLKRHMLLHSEVKPYSCHFCGRGFAYPSELKAHEVKHESGRCHVCVECGLDFSTLTQLKRHLASHQGPTLYQCLECDKSFHYRSQLQNHMLKHQNVRPFVCTECGMEFSQIHHLKQHSLTHKGVKEFKCEVCGREFTLQANMKRHMLIHTSVRPYQCHICFKTFVQKQTLKTHMIVHSPVKPFKCKVCGKSFNRMYNLLGHMHLHAGSKPFKCPYCSSKFNLKGNLSRHMKVKHGVMDIGLDSQDPMMELTGTDPSELDSQQEMEDFENAYAYAGVDSSAEASVLTEQAMKEMAYYNVL